TTCAAATTGACTCTGCTCAGTTTTCTGCCCCAAAAACTTTCAAATGATTGGAGAAGATCAGCCTTTGCAAGTATTTTCTAATCAATTCACTGTGAAATTTTTGTAAAAAAGCCCAAAAGGGGACTTTTAAAATCCCGGAGAATTATACTATCAAGCTTGCAATGCCTATAAATGCTTTTTTCCAAGGACTTTAATTTTAACATAGACTTGCAAAACTAACAACTTATCCATTTGCTTTGAATTTTCAGAAAAAGGCGATTTAATTCCTTTAGCTCCTAAAATCTTTTAATTCTGCGGATATTTATCTCTTTTTATTTTTTCATTTTACCAATCATATGGTTATTTTCATAAAGGAAGCCTGAGGTTTTGAATTGCTTTTGAAAGGCTTTTAATATTATGGAAACAAACCGATTATAAGCAAATGACTGAACAGCAACGAACCTTTATGGAAATGGCAATTTCCCTGGCAAAAGAAGGAATGAGTTCCGGAAAGGGAGGCCCGTTTGGCTGTATTGTTGTAAAAGAGGGGGTCGTCATTGAAAAGGAAACAATAGTGTCCTAAGTACCAATGACCCAACTGCTCATGCGGAGATCATGGCCATCCGGGATGCCTGCAAATCACTTGGACATTTTCAGCTTGAAGACTGTGAGGTTTATTCCTCCTGTGAACCTTGCCCTATGTGCCTGGGAGCCATTTATTGGGCAAGACCTAAGCGCGTATTTTTTGCCAATACCAGAAAGGATGCCGCCAATGCTGGGTTTGATGATGATTTTATTTATCAGGAACTCCCGATTGCCCCTGAAAACAGGAAAATACCCATGATCCATTTTAAACAAAATGGAGCTAAGGAGGTATTCCAAATGTGGATCGACAAACCAGATAAGAAAATATACTGAATCCATTTTAATTAAATCAGTAACCAAACCTTATGATTATGAATACTAGGAACATATTAATAATTATATCTCTTATCATTTTGGTGGCATGCTCGTCATCAAATGAGGATCAGTTTGAATATCAAGAGGAAAAGGTCTTGGACAGAATCCGGGATGAATATTCCATGGAAAAATTTGACACCCTTACCGTGGTTCATATTGATGGGACACAGGAGGAAATCCTGGTGGAAGATGCGCCTTTTTATGGCTCTGAAAAAGGTACCAAATTCATTAAATCCGGTGAAAGCCGATTAGAAAAAAGAGAAGAAGCTTTGATGGCAGAGAAAAAACAAAAAATCAAGGAGGAAAGAATCAAAAGGTATGAATCTTTTAGTGATGAAGAACTCCTTGAAGAATTTAACAGGCTTCGAGAGGAGGATGCCTCCTTTTCCCAGCAAATGGACGTAATAATTGAGCTGGAACGCAGAGAAGTTATTGGAAGGGATGAGGTTCCATCCATGCTTGAGGAGGATTCCACCATGATCGATTACGATTTGGAATACAATCCTGAATCCATGGATTAGGTATTCCATAATACTCTTTTCTTATAGATTACGGTGACCAAAATGGAATCGAATATCTTATTTACAGGAAGGAAGGCTGCATATTCCAAGGTGAAATATTCAATGGAAATGAAAATATTCCGGCTGTATTTTGACTTTGGAATAAGTAAAAAAAGGTGTTTGTGTCCGCACAAACCACCTTTTCTATAGGGCTTCTTGTTAATTAGCTAAATCACTGACTCTTAATAAACAGGGTTGCGAAAAATAACTCAAAAACCCCGAAAATCGTCCAAAAGGGCTTTTTCCGGGGTTTTCTTTTTCGTATTTTTTGTTTGCAGACAAAAATACTATGAAAGATACCATACAGCTCCCTATTTTCAAAGACTTTGACGGATACTCTCCAAAGTATCACTTTTTCAAGAATTCCTTGCTTGGCCAGATCCATGACAGCCTGCCATGGGAAAAGCTTTCGAGCCTTGTTCCTGAAAAGCTGCAGGGGCCTGGTGCCCCAAGGTGGTTCGGTGCCAAGG
The genomic region above belongs to Echinicola jeungdonensis and contains:
- a CDS encoding nucleoside deaminase encodes the protein MAIRDACKSLGHFQLEDCEVYSSCEPCPMCLGAIYWARPKRVFFANTRKDAANAGFDDDFIYQELPIAPENRKIPMIHFKQNGAKEVFQMWIDKPDKKIY